The following DNA comes from Chryseobacterium gallinarum.
ATTGTAACCCAGCTCCATAATGATTTTAACAATGACGGTGTCCGTGATGATTTATATATTTTAACATTAGAAAATACTAAAAGTAAACAACAACCAGAAGACCTTACTCGAAGAAAACTTCTGATTGTTTTTAATAATAAAAATAAAACATTTACTTATGAAAATGACGTTATTCTACCTTGTAAAGAATGCAGTGGCAAATCTGATATGAATATTGATAATCTGAAATTTAAGAATAATCTGCTTTCATATACCACTTGTATTGCCCCTTTTGCCTCGGATAAATACTCTGTTATAGATTTTACATTACAGTTTTCAAAAGACAATTTTTATCTTGCTAAATACAGAGAGAGTTACTTTTCAGTTGAAGCTGATGACAGTGTCACAATAGTGTTAGATAACACAGATCTTCCAGGAATGAAGTTTAATTATTATGATTGGGTAGCTAATAAAAGTTGGTTGGATTATATAATTATTTCGTCACATAACATTACTAAACTCAATGATTTTGCATTTAATCTTGGAAATGTTAATCCCTCAATATCAATTCAAATACTTGAGAAAATAATTAAGAAATATCCGGATAGGGTGGTAACATATCTTAATATCGCAGATAGTTATTGGGCGACCGGGAATAAAGAAGCTGCAAAAAAGAATTATAAACAATATCTTTCTTTAATGAAAGCTCAAAAGAAAGATCTTAATAAAATTCCCAGGTATGTTGAGGAAAGGATAAAATAATGAAAAATCTTTTTACAGTATTTATATTTTTTATCGCAGGTTTTGCTTTTTCTCAAACGGGAAAGAGATTACCCATTATTTCGGTATCAAAATCTTATAAATTAGGGTTTAATGAATACAATAAAGAATTCAATATGTATCAAAACCCATTTATTTTGAAAAGAGGTAAGAAGTATAAAATACAAGGCTATGATAATTCCAATTATTCAGGAGGTCAAATTTTAAGCATATCACCCAATAGAAGATTTATAGTTATGGATTACACCGTAACTACACAGCTAAAATTGCCGGAAATCCTGGGGAACTAATATTGGAAATAAATAATATTGAGGTTGCAACAATACCCTGCAGCTCCATTGCAACTACAACGACTATTGATAATCTGAATGTAACCGGTGATTTTGTAATTAAAATTTTGAACCCCAATACAGGACAGCGAATTGCAATTGATGATTTGACCTGGACATGTTTTTCAACTTTAGGAGTTAATGAAAGCACTAAGTCAGTTCAGCTTTCAATTTATCCTAATCCAATTAAAAACGGTGAGTATCTACACCTTAATAAAATGGTAGAGGAAATTAGTATTTATAATAGTCAAGGGAGATTAATTAAGAAGTCTGGAAAATCAAAAACCTCTGAAAATCAAAAGATTTCAGAGGTTTTTTGTACCCAGGACCGGGATCGAACCGGTACTCCTAAGAACTGGTGTTTGAGACCAGCGCGTCTACCAATTCCGCCACCTGGGCAAGTATATACCTTGTTTTGAATCGGTGTGCAAATATAGAAATTTTTATTAATATTCAAAAGTTTTTTGAATAAAAAAAATTAGAAATTAATCTCTAAACCATCGTAGGCAAGGTGGATTCCGGGTGGAAGCTGCTTATCCTCAATATCATGCAGGCCAAGGTGATGACTGATGTGGGTTAGAAATAATTTCTCAGGTTGTAGTTCTTCAAATAATTTAATAACATCCGGAAGAATAAAATGAGCAGGGTGCGGATCAAATTTTCTGATACAGTTTAAAATCAATACATCCAGACCCTTCAGTTTTTCCTTTTCTTTTTCTGAAATGAAACCCGCATCCGTAATATAGGCCAGCTTTTTAAATTTATATCCGAAGACAGAGATTTTATAATGAATCACTTCAACAGGAGTGATTTCTGTATCCAAAACAGTGAATGGCTTATTTTCAATTTCATGAAGTTCAAAGGCAGGAGCTCCGGGGTACCTTACATCTGCAAAAGCATAGGGAAAGCGGTTTTTAATTTCATGGGCCACTCTGTGGTAGCAGTAAAGCGGGACGTCTTTGCCGCTTTTAAAAATCAGGGGTCGCATATCATCCAGTCCGATGACATGATCATTATGTTCATGAGTGATCAGGGTAATATCTACGGTATGCTCATGGTTGCTAAGCATTTGCTGTCTGAAGTCAGGGCCGCAGTCGATCAATATTTTTTTATTTTCCTCCGTAGTGACCATCACGGAAGAGCGTAAACGTTTGTCTTTGGGATTTTCAGAAGTACACACTTCGCATGTACAGCCAATAACGGGCACACCTTGCGAAGTACCGGTTCCTAAAAATTTCAACTTCATTTTGTTTTGAGGTTGGTTTAATTTTGGTAAATTTACAAAAAATTTCATGTCCTAATGTATCAGAAACTAACTCCTAAGCAAAAAGCATTAACAATTAATCTAGATCCTACTATTTATGGTACTTTCGCAGAAATTGGAGCAGGGCAGGAGACTGTTCGCCACTTTTTTAGAGCAGGGGGAGCTTCCGGTACAATTGCTAAGGCGATGTCTGCTTACGACAAAGATTTTAGTGATGCCATCTACGGAAAAGAAGTAAAAAACAGGTACGTTACCCAAAACAGACTTCGTAAAATGCTTCGTTATGAAGTTGCATTGATCGAAGAAAGAATTTCAAGGGATAATAATCCGGACAGAAAGTTCTTTTCCTATGCCAATACCGTTACCACGATTAACTTTGACAAAACAGTAAAAGGCCACGGTTGGGTAGGAATCCGTTTCCAAACCAAAGAAAATGAAGATTACAACGAGATTGTTATCCATGTGAAATTCAAGGAAAATGATGCCACCTTACAGCAGGAAACGTTAGGAAACCTGGGAGTGAACCTTATTTTCGGAGCCTTTCATTATTTTGACAATCCGAGAACCCTTGTTGAATCTTTATATGATGATATAGCAAAAGACAACCTGGAAATTGATATGATTGATTTCAGCGGTCCTGCATTTGAATATGTAGATAACAGGCTGATGTCTCTTCAACTGGTAAAAAATGGTATGACCGATGCCGTTATTTTTAATTCCCAGGGAAACAACATGCTTCCTGCAGATGTACTGTATAAGAAAAATATTTTTGCGGTGCGGGGAAGTTTCAGGCCGGTAACGAAAGTGAATATTGATATGCTTCAGAACGGTCTGGATATGTTTTTAAAAGATGCCACCTGCACCCATGAAGAAACGGAAGTTCTTATTGAAATCACAATTTCCAACCTGAGGGCAGATGGTGATATTGATGAAAGAGACTTCCTGGATAGAGTAGATATTCTCGGGAAATTAGGATATACGGTTATTATTTCAAACTTCTCGGAATATTACAGGCTGATTGATTACTTTGCTTCCTACACAGGAGGAGACATTGGAGTTGCCATGGGGGTCAATAATCTATTGATGGTATTTGACGAAAAATACTATAAAGATTTATCCGGAGGAATTCTTGAAGCATTCGGGAAATTTTTCCGAAACGGTATGAGGGTGTATCTGTATCCTTATAAAGATCCTGAAACCCATCTGTTGCTGGATTCTTCAAATCTTAAAGTAGAGGAAAACCTGAAAGAATTGTATAAATATTTCAAACGTAATAATCGTATTGTAGATATTACGAATTATAATCCGGAGTTCTTAGAAATTTACTCACGGGAAATATTAAGAAAAATTGCATGCTGCGTTAAAGGATGGGAGACCCAGGTTCCGGAAGGCGTTGCAGAAATGATCAAAGAACGTGGAATGTTTGGTTACAAAGAAGAACTTTCATTTAAACAATTCTCTTAAAAATATTAAATAATGTCAGAATTAAAAAAAAGACTTTCCTCTATTCTTGAAAGTCCCAAACATAATACAGAAGAAAAACTTGAAAAAGTTTGCCACCTGCTGGACCAGGAAATTTCTTATTTCAACTGGACAGGCTTTTACTTTAAAAATGGGGATAAAGATGAACTGATCCTGGGACCCTATGTGGGAGCCCCTACAGACCACACCATTATCCCTTATGGAAAAGGAATTTGTGGCCAGGTTGCCGTTTCCAATGAAACCTTTGTTGTTCCCGATGTAAACGAAGAAAGCAATTACCTGAGTTGTTCCATTGATACCAAAGCTGAAATTGTGGTCCCGATATTCAAAGATGGGAAAAACATTGGCCAGATTGATATTGATTCCCATACCATAGATCCTTTTACAGATGAAGATCGCGAACTATTGGAATGGTTATGTAATGAAGTTTCAAAAATTTTATAATTGAATTTCAGCAATACATCATATAGACTCCGGCTTTTACAGCTGGAGTTTTTTTGTCACTATTGAAAAAATGAGGTATTCAAATAGAAATCTTAGAATTACGGTTACTTATTATGGATTATAAGTGGTAATGACAAACAGTATTAACGGTTCATCCCCTGTGTTTTCAATAGAATGGTAACCAATAGAACTAATGGCGGTAATGTCTCCCTTTTGAAGGGTTTTTTTACGCACAGGACCTTGTATCCCCGTTCTTTCCCGGTATTCCCCGGTTCCATGTACCACAACATATAATTCCTCTTCATTTCTTTCATTATGGGTATGAAATCCGGATTCATCGCCTTTTTTCAATAATACCATGTAAGCCGCCAGCCGGTTATTAGCCAGTTCCTGGTGACCGAACATCTGTATCATATATACGGTTCCGTTACCGCCATACATGTTTTCACGTTTATCTATGCGGGTAATGCTCCGTTCATTCTTTCCGAATGCCATTACATACAGGTGAATGTATTTTGAAACTTCTTGTATAACGTGGTCAAATTCTACGCCTTCAGATAATATAACTGTACCGGACATGTGCTTTAGTTTAATGCAGCTCAATGTACCCAAAAATATATCATAAAGCAAGCAGAGCTCATTAAAGTTTTAAAAATAGTCTGGGTATTACTTATGTTGTGGTAGCAAAGTCAGTCTTGCATTGCCTGTACCTCCGTCAGCAATTCTTTAAAATAGTTTTCACATTTCGCGATATGCGTTCCATACCAGGAGAATGCTTCACCATCTACAATCATTATCTTTTTATCAGGATAAAAGACTTTTAGCTCTTCAATATGTTTTTCTTTAAATGGAAACGGTTCGGAAGATAGCATAATAAGATCAGCTTCTGCAAGATCCTCAGGAGTAATTTCAGGATAGCGGGTTTTATCTTTAAAAATATTTTCAAAACCGGTTTCAGATAAAATCCTGTGAATGAATGTGTCTGAACCAACCGACATATAAGGGTTTTTCCAGATAAGATAAGCTGTTTTTATACTTGTATCAAGCTTTGCCTGATTAAGGACATCATAGATTTTGAGATTGAACAATTGTGCTCTTTCCTCCCTTCCAATCAGCTTTCCAAGGTTCTTAAGCAGATAATAATTATCTTCTATTGTTTCTACGTTGGTTACCATAACCTTGAAGTCATTCATTAAAGCTTCCACCTGCTCTTTTACATTTTCCTCCTTGTTGGCAAGGATAAGATCCGGTTGTAAAGCTTTGATTTTTTCAATATTGATGTTCTTGGTTCCTCCGACAATCGTTACGTTTTTTACTTTATCTTTGGGATGTATGCAGAATTTAGTCCGGCCTACAACCTCATGTCCGGTTAATCCAAGATCAAATAAAGCCTCAGTAATAGAGGGGACAAGTGAAACAATTTTCATATTGGCATAGTAAGATGATGCCTAAAATTACAAAAGTTTTCCGGTTAAGAAAAGTCCCGCTACCGTAAAATAGATGATAAGTCCGGTAACATCTACCAGGG
Coding sequences within:
- a CDS encoding GAF domain-containing protein — its product is MSELKKRLSSILESPKHNTEEKLEKVCHLLDQEISYFNWTGFYFKNGDKDELILGPYVGAPTDHTIIPYGKGICGQVAVSNETFVVPDVNEESNYLSCSIDTKAEIVVPIFKDGKNIGQIDIDSHTIDPFTDEDRELLEWLCNEVSKIL
- a CDS encoding MBL fold metallo-hydrolase; amino-acid sequence: MKLKFLGTGTSQGVPVIGCTCEVCTSENPKDKRLRSSVMVTTEENKKILIDCGPDFRQQMLSNHEHTVDITLITHEHNDHVIGLDDMRPLIFKSGKDVPLYCYHRVAHEIKNRFPYAFADVRYPGAPAFELHEIENKPFTVLDTEITPVEVIHYKISVFGYKFKKLAYITDAGFISEKEKEKLKGLDVLILNCIRKFDPHPAHFILPDVIKLFEELQPEKLFLTHISHHLGLHDIEDKQLPPGIHLAYDGLEINF
- a CDS encoding tetratricopeptide repeat protein, with translation MINKIFLLLLFLGISCNSQTSRLESLLKSNEIVTQLHNDFNNDGVRDDLYILTLENTKSKQQPEDLTRRKLLIVFNNKNKTFTYENDVILPCKECSGKSDMNIDNLKFKNNLLSYTTCIAPFASDKYSVIDFTLQFSKDNFYLAKYRESYFSVEADDSVTIVLDNTDLPGMKFNYYDWVANKSWLDYIIISSHNITKLNDFAFNLGNVNPSISIQILEKIIKKYPDRVVTYLNIADSYWATGNKEAAKKNYKQYLSLMKAQKKDLNKIPRYVEERIK
- a CDS encoding cupin domain-containing protein, with amino-acid sequence MSGTVILSEGVEFDHVIQEVSKYIHLYVMAFGKNERSITRIDKRENMYGGNGTVYMIQMFGHQELANNRLAAYMVLLKKGDESGFHTHNERNEEELYVVVHGTGEYRERTGIQGPVRKKTLQKGDITAISSIGYHSIENTGDEPLILFVITTYNP
- a CDS encoding ABC transporter substrate-binding protein, whose amino-acid sequence is MKIVSLVPSITEALFDLGLTGHEVVGRTKFCIHPKDKVKNVTIVGGTKNINIEKIKALQPDLILANKEENVKEQVEALMNDFKVMVTNVETIEDNYYLLKNLGKLIGREERAQLFNLKIYDVLNQAKLDTSIKTAYLIWKNPYMSVGSDTFIHRILSETGFENIFKDKTRYPEITPEDLAEADLIMLSSEPFPFKEKHIEELKVFYPDKKIMIVDGEAFSWYGTHIAKCENYFKELLTEVQAMQD